The Salinispora tropica CNB-440 genome has a window encoding:
- a CDS encoding S8 family serine peptidase, with translation MSSHPEPFAAGGSRRRLIAAVAAAGMIAATAAAISPTAATAGPPPTTTPATGTVAGTQTVTLVTGDVVTVRTLADGRTIAEVDQPDDATGGFSVQQHGDDLYVLPDEAKPLLADDRLDQRLFNVTDLIEMGYDDAHTTEIPLIATYPETAARTTTAPRGATLVHDLPAINGHSLTTDKKESRTLWSTLTSGSIANRESSGITKLWLDGQVHSTLADSVPQVGAPEAWDAGYDGDGVTVAVLDTGIDPTHPDLADHIQDTVSFVPDEDPTDPQGHGTHVASTIAGTGAASNNDNTGVAPGTDLIIGKVLNNNGIGYDSWIIAGMQWAAESGADIINMSLGDSSRTDGLDPMTLAVDALSAQHDTLFVIAAGNNGTTIGTPGTAASALTVGAVDKQDQLAWFSSVGPLTGTGALKPDLTAPGVAINAARSQHSPGDGMYQSLDGTSMAAPHVAGAAAILAQQHPNWTNTQLKDALMSSAEALSDSYTPYQVGTGRLDVAAAVNGTARATGSAFFGFFDWPHDPTDAPVTKPVTFTNTSTTPVTLNLTTTGSDAFTLDTPTITIPAEGQVNIPVTGDPHAAGIGEHTGYLTGTNPTTGEAITRTALGLVNEDERYDLTIKIRDHNGQPTNSRVAVKKAGELFPWYLDVDGERILRLSPGTYTVETTVDVPGERADSLGLALLVAPETVLDKPAEVTLDARKARLLDTTAPRRTEDRQRTLNYAVDFAGVDSFRSAYRVPIWYDDLYVLPTEKGTESSFTMGARWRKGEPVLSLRALGLLPIDAVVQPGSTITTGKQWLRPVYAGTGAPKDYTDLDVDGRIAVVTRSDEVSAPDRAAAAAAAGAELLLVVNDNPGVLYEYVGESPIPVASIHRDIGKLLAKLAEFGTLPLKVSQEKYPDTIYDLTQSWSEQVPDQPLTYHPSHHDLARIDNRYHAVQDTEGSGYRYDLTFIPALGSSESEWHPGTRTEWVTPDTDWHESHQQGDWEDRAFINTYAKGTTTRQDWFAPAVRPAFGRGYSVGNSRYQDYMTLNVQAWSASGTQLEHGGSIRYGSVPMNMKLYQGDTLLYENTSYSYLPNKEVPAETLPYRLVLDASRPADEWRLSTRTHTEWDFISSTNDADGAPEPLTLLQLGYELETDLRGDVKAGSRQQISITAGPQPGGSGTGTITAVELEVSYDDGTTWQPVTLTPGDNDRHTGTLTLPKNRDGFIALRAAAQTDTGFAIRQEIIRAYGLR, from the coding sequence ATGTCTTCCCATCCAGAACCCTTCGCCGCTGGCGGGTCGCGGCGGCGGCTGATCGCCGCGGTCGCGGCAGCCGGGATGATCGCGGCTACCGCCGCCGCGATCAGTCCGACCGCCGCGACCGCCGGCCCGCCCCCGACAACCACACCCGCCACCGGCACAGTCGCCGGCACACAGACCGTCACACTGGTCACTGGCGACGTTGTCACGGTCCGGACCCTCGCCGACGGCAGGACCATCGCCGAGGTCGACCAACCAGACGACGCCACCGGCGGCTTCAGCGTCCAGCAACACGGCGACGACCTCTACGTCCTGCCCGACGAAGCCAAACCCCTACTGGCCGACGATCGACTCGACCAGCGGCTGTTCAATGTCACCGACCTCATCGAGATGGGCTACGACGACGCCCACACCACCGAAATACCACTGATCGCCACCTACCCCGAAACAGCGGCCCGCACCACTACCGCACCACGCGGCGCAACCCTCGTCCACGACCTACCCGCCATCAACGGCCACTCCCTCACCACCGACAAGAAGGAGAGCCGGACCCTCTGGTCCACCCTCACCAGCGGCTCGATCGCAAACCGCGAAAGCAGCGGCATCACCAAGCTCTGGCTCGACGGCCAGGTACACAGCACCCTCGCCGACAGCGTCCCCCAGGTCGGCGCCCCCGAAGCCTGGGACGCCGGCTACGACGGCGACGGCGTCACCGTCGCCGTCCTCGACACCGGCATCGACCCCACCCACCCCGACCTCGCCGACCACATCCAGGACACGGTCAGCTTCGTCCCCGACGAAGACCCCACCGACCCGCAGGGGCACGGCACCCACGTCGCCTCCACCATCGCCGGCACCGGCGCCGCCTCCAACAACGACAACACCGGCGTCGCCCCCGGAACCGACCTCATCATCGGCAAAGTCCTCAACAACAACGGCATCGGCTACGACTCCTGGATCATCGCCGGCATGCAGTGGGCCGCCGAATCCGGCGCCGACATCATCAACATGAGCCTCGGCGACTCGTCCCGCACCGACGGCCTCGACCCGATGACCCTCGCCGTGGACGCCCTCTCCGCGCAGCACGACACCCTCTTCGTCATCGCCGCCGGCAACAACGGAACGACCATCGGCACACCCGGCACCGCGGCCAGTGCGCTGACGGTCGGCGCCGTCGACAAACAGGACCAACTCGCCTGGTTCTCCAGCGTCGGACCACTAACCGGGACCGGAGCGCTCAAGCCCGACCTCACCGCACCCGGTGTCGCCATCAACGCCGCCCGCTCCCAACACAGCCCCGGCGACGGTATGTACCAAAGCCTCGACGGCACCTCCATGGCCGCTCCACACGTGGCCGGAGCCGCCGCCATCCTCGCCCAACAACACCCCAACTGGACCAACACCCAGCTCAAAGACGCCCTCATGAGCAGCGCCGAGGCTCTGAGCGACAGCTACACCCCCTATCAGGTCGGCACCGGACGGCTGGATGTTGCGGCAGCGGTGAACGGCACCGCGCGGGCCACCGGCTCCGCATTCTTCGGCTTCTTCGACTGGCCACACGACCCCACCGACGCCCCCGTCACCAAGCCGGTCACCTTCACCAACACCAGCACCACCCCGGTCACCCTCAACCTGACCACCACCGGCAGCGACGCATTCACCCTCGACACCCCCACCATCACCATCCCAGCCGAAGGCCAGGTGAACATCCCAGTCACCGGTGACCCACACGCAGCCGGCATCGGCGAACACACCGGCTACCTCACGGGCACCAACCCCACCACCGGCGAAGCCATCACCCGGACCGCACTCGGCCTTGTCAACGAGGACGAACGCTACGACCTCACCATCAAGATCCGCGACCACAACGGCCAGCCCACCAACTCACGTGTCGCGGTGAAGAAGGCCGGCGAGCTGTTCCCCTGGTACCTCGACGTCGATGGTGAACGGATCTTGCGCCTCTCACCTGGGACCTACACCGTCGAGACGACGGTAGACGTTCCGGGTGAACGGGCTGACTCCCTCGGCCTCGCCCTGCTGGTCGCCCCGGAGACCGTGCTGGACAAGCCGGCCGAGGTAACACTGGATGCCCGCAAGGCCCGACTCCTCGACACCACCGCTCCTCGACGCACAGAGGACCGACAGCGCACTCTCAACTACGCCGTCGACTTTGCCGGCGTTGACAGTTTCCGTTCTGCCTACAGAGTTCCGATCTGGTATGACGACCTGTATGTCCTGCCGACCGAGAAGGGCACCGAGAGTTCGTTCACCATGGGGGCTCGGTGGCGCAAGGGTGAGCCGGTCCTGAGCCTGCGCGCCCTCGGCCTGCTCCCCATCGACGCCGTGGTCCAACCCGGCAGCACCATCACCACCGGCAAACAGTGGCTACGCCCCGTCTACGCCGGCACCGGCGCACCCAAGGACTACACCGACCTTGACGTCGACGGCAGGATCGCCGTGGTAACCCGCAGCGACGAGGTCAGCGCACCCGACCGGGCCGCCGCCGCAGCTGCCGCCGGAGCCGAACTACTCCTGGTCGTCAACGACAACCCCGGAGTCCTCTACGAGTACGTCGGCGAATCGCCCATCCCCGTCGCCAGCATCCACCGTGACATCGGAAAGCTACTGGCCAAACTGGCCGAATTCGGGACGCTGCCGCTGAAAGTCAGCCAGGAGAAATACCCCGACACCATCTACGACCTGACCCAGTCCTGGTCAGAGCAGGTGCCGGACCAACCCCTCACCTACCACCCCAGCCACCACGACCTGGCCCGCATCGACAACCGCTACCACGCCGTCCAGGACACCGAAGGTTCCGGCTACCGCTACGACCTGACCTTCATCCCCGCGCTGGGGAGCTCCGAGTCAGAGTGGCACCCCGGCACCCGGACCGAGTGGGTCACCCCGGACACGGACTGGCACGAAAGTCATCAACAGGGCGACTGGGAGGACCGGGCGTTCATCAACACGTACGCCAAGGGCACGACCACCCGACAGGACTGGTTCGCGCCCGCCGTCCGACCCGCCTTCGGCCGCGGGTACAGCGTCGGCAACAGCCGATACCAGGACTACATGACCCTCAACGTGCAGGCCTGGAGCGCGTCGGGCACCCAGCTCGAACACGGCGGAAGCATCAGGTACGGCTCGGTGCCGATGAACATGAAGCTCTACCAGGGCGACACACTCCTGTACGAGAACACCAGTTACTCCTATCTGCCCAACAAGGAGGTGCCGGCCGAGACGCTGCCGTACCGGCTGGTGCTGGACGCGTCACGCCCGGCCGACGAGTGGCGGCTGTCCACCCGTACCCACACCGAGTGGGACTTCATCTCCAGCACCAACGACGCCGACGGCGCCCCCGAACCGCTCACCCTGCTCCAGCTCGGCTACGAGTTGGAGACCGACCTGCGGGGCGACGTCAAAGCCGGCTCCCGCCAACAGATCAGCATCACCGCCGGACCACAGCCCGGCGGCTCCGGCACCGGCACCATCACCGCGGTGGAGCTCGAGGTCTCCTACGACGACGGCACCACCTGGCAACCAGTCACCCTCACCCCGGGTGACAACGACCGCCACACCGGCACCCTGACACTGCCCAAGAACCGTGACGGCTTCATCGCCCTCCGCGCCGCCGCGCAAACCGACACCGGCTTCGCCATCCGACAGGAAATCATCCGCGCCTACGGCCTGCGATGA